From the Actinomycetota bacterium genome, one window contains:
- a CDS encoding DUF3383 family protein yields MATLIDKVIDVTLVFGSAVIETAVFDIALILAAHNVTENTVDVYTSTDAMLQAGFASDSPTYQMASLMFQGVGAPDQIIVGRRQLENYTITPVPVANAIYTVTLKHGSVSKAFQFVATSTPTAVEISTGLQTLISADTTWNTRVTAAVTGDDLVLTPVAGQSLDVSVGTNMSQIRHVSSDLLEDISAVADANNTWFWMVSDSHIPEDVMNLAGYAQEHDKIYWTSSQDTAVVNAEDGNILQELMLSGYRNTGFAMWRTDADTTFPEAAVVGAIAAADPGTTTLHGKTLIGLAVQKLSTTQETNIVAQNGNIYRREYGQNFYRDGRMVDGNFCDTIHHALWVKARVAESLFALLKRRSDLLSGVRFTSTGLAQVRQAIWDNPLNQGILNGSIANEINVSSETGMREDLRPTVYVPNRADIPTNDIAQRVLNGVVVEYVYAGFIHYIKVQVNVLVDR; encoded by the coding sequence ATGGCAACTTTAATTGATAAAGTTATTGACGTAACACTAGTCTTCGGTTCAGCAGTAATTGAAACTGCTGTATTCGATATTGCATTGATCCTGGCAGCACACAATGTCACTGAAAACACTGTTGATGTTTATACTTCAACTGATGCAATGCTTCAAGCAGGTTTTGCAAGTGACTCCCCAACATACCAAATGGCATCTCTGATGTTCCAAGGTGTTGGTGCTCCAGATCAAATCATTGTCGGTCGTAGACAACTAGAAAATTATACTATCACTCCTGTTCCAGTAGCAAACGCTATTTACACTGTTACATTGAAACATGGCTCAGTTTCTAAAGCATTCCAGTTTGTGGCAACATCTACACCGACTGCTGTAGAAATTTCAACAGGACTACAAACATTAATTTCTGCGGATACTACTTGGAATACAAGAGTCACAGCAGCAGTAACAGGTGATGATTTAGTTCTTACTCCTGTAGCTGGACAATCTCTGGATGTTTCTGTTGGGACAAACATGAGTCAAATTCGTCATGTGAGTTCTGATCTATTAGAAGATATTTCAGCAGTTGCAGATGCAAATAACACATGGTTCTGGATGGTTTCAGATAGTCATATTCCTGAAGATGTAATGAATCTGGCAGGTTATGCACAAGAGCATGATAAGATCTACTGGACGAGTTCACAAGATACTGCCGTAGTTAATGCAGAAGATGGAAATATTCTACAAGAATTAATGCTATCTGGTTATCGTAACACAGGTTTTGCAATGTGGAGAACCGATGCAGACACTACTTTCCCAGAAGCTGCTGTTGTTGGTGCGATTGCTGCTGCGGATCCTGGTACTACAACTCTGCATGGTAAGACTTTAATTGGGCTTGCAGTTCAAAAATTAAGTACTACACAAGAAACAAATATTGTAGCACAGAACGGTAATATTTATCGTCGTGAGTACGGTCAAAACTTCTATCGTGATGGTAGAATGGTTGATGGCAACTTCTGTGACACAATCCATCATGCACTTTGGGTGAAAGCTCGTGTAGCTGAAAGTCTGTTTGCACTGCTGAAGCGTCGTTCTGATCTTCTGTCTGGTGTTAGATTTACTTCTACAGGTCTTGCTCAAGTTCGTCAAGCAATTTGGGATAACCCTCTTAACCAAGGGATTCTTAACGGTTCTATTGCTAACGAGATTAACGTTTCTTCTGAAACAGGTATGAGAGAGGATTTACGTCCAACTGTTTATGTACCTAATAGAGCAGATATTCCAACCAATGACATCGCACAACGTGTTCTGAATGGTGTTGTAGTTGAATATGTTTATGCTGGTTTCATTCACTACATTAAAGTTCAGGTAAACGTTCTGGTTGACCGTTAA